In the genome of Phragmites australis chromosome 9, lpPhrAust1.1, whole genome shotgun sequence, the window aatactttttctttttatttgttttcttttgagtGTCTTActcttaaaaaatagaaaactgaGAAAAAATAATGAGCATTGTATTTCATACACATATGGCATTTGACTCAATGTTTATGCTACAAGTCTTTGCAACTTCATGTTTATGCATATAtgatgtagtttttgtcatgactaCTTAAATGtaatgacaacttgaattaatTCTTGATCCTGTCGAAAAAGTGCTAAATATGAACTTTCTCAAAGTTAAATGCTAAATGCTAAAAGTGATAGTTGATAAGTACAAGATCAAGAAaatatgcattgttgcacttcatctTTCGAGACTACTTaccattgcactttgatatgaacttgaaaGAGGTTGTGTATGATTGTGACTTTGTccttaagcttctgattgtcttaTTGACATAGGCTTGGCTTGGTCGGGCAAAATAACGCTGATGATGAATACAATTCCTTGCAATTTTCACTCGATTGCAATCAATCAAAACAGTCAGTTTATTCAAGCACCAAAGAAGTGCATAGAAATTCAATGTTTTCATGTTTTGAGATACGCTGAGAAAGGGAAATCATGTCATGTAATAAATTGTTAATTGTACTTGATTTCTAGTTGTGCTTACACTACATTTTATATGTGTCGATATGCGGATGCAAGTATTTTGATAGCATGGCTTAGATGAGTATTTGTTCCATACGAGGATGACTTCTAATGCTCattataaaaaagataaaaacaaaaatcacaaaatattTGCTCTCTTTTGTTCTTGAGTGATGAATAcattgtcaaagggggagagtttTGGTCACCCATTGCACATTCACACCACATTCAACGGGGGAGAGTTTCTCTTGTTAAGGGGGagagtttttgttttttggttctttttgaaaATTTCATGTGAAGTGAATGACAATATTCAATGTTCTGATGGTGTTGCCAATGTTtttatcaagggggagattgtgagataaTGTGCTGAAAAATTGGCTTAGTCTTGAAATTGGCATTGCAAAGTTATTGCAGAGTGGTTGTGTTCATGGCATAGTGGTACGCATGTGCATATGTTACTCGATATAATTGATATGCTTGTTATAGCATAGTGATAGGTTTTTCATGATGCAATATGCTCGTGTGAGTGGTTACATGGATTGATTCTGAGTCAAGTCGTGGACTTATGCTCGTACGTGGTTTCGTGGTAGTTCGtgtgcaggtgttgcttgaggacgaacgtggtcgatgacgggATCAGAACTAAGTTCAGGAGAAACTGAGGTTCGGAGCTAAGTTCAAGAGGAACTGAGTCTCTAGTGGTCAAGGATGTCATGCAAGATGTTTAGGCTAGAGAACAGTGTATATGGAGGTGATGTTACGCTGGAGACGTGGCATGATGTAAAGTTGTAACATGTGGGCACGCTAGTATGCGTGGGAATGTGGACGACGATAAATGTGTGAGACTAGCTGGTTGAGCTGATCGAGCTGTGGTCGAGCTGGTCGAGCTGTGTTCCAGCTGCGGCTGATTTTGATGAGTCTTGCTAGTTGAGCAGTGGTTTGACTAGTCGATGATGTGGCACAGACAAGTCGAGAAGACTTGAAGTGTGGTCAAGGAATCCGAGTTGGGATACGCGGGCATACAACCAGGGGCAAGGCCAAGACTTGGTGTTCAAGTTAGGTGTGTCCGAGTTGTACATGACTAGGGTTAAAGAGTTGTAATCGGATGTTGATTTGAATAGGAAATGGTTGCCATGCAGATGAGTATAAAACCGACCCAAGGGCAGGGGTCGGGGAGTGTGTTTTTTGGTGTGCGTACGAGATAGATGAGATAGGTGTTCTCGTCgtatctagggttttaggatTTCGTGAGAAATCTTGTAAGGGATATTTTTGAGAGGCATCTTGTGAACACATCAGTTCAATAAAGATCAAGCTTTGCAAATCGATGTATTGGTAATCCTGTTACTCTTCTTTATTCATCGATCTTGCATGCTcggttttttttatcttagatAATTTTGTTGTTTCAACGTTTCGACTTGATTTGATTCATCTTGAATCTTGCTAGGACATCGAGTTAATATTCTGAAGAGTTTGTTTCATAGatcttcttgatcttgatatTTGAGTTTTAGCCTAAATCTATTTGGATCTTTGGTTGGGGTGATTTATTAAtctttaaattttgaatttagcttccgcaatcattcaccccctcccccatTGATTGCTATATTAGAGTGAATCGATCCTACATAGTAACAGCAAAAGCACATTTTTGCCAATAATATCAGGTACTGGGCATTGTTAATATCATCGTGCCCTAGTCGTTACGGCTTACAAGGAGTGTAGAATAATAGACTTCAGAACACTATCAAGAAAGTGAAAGCATTTGGAGACTGAAAAGATACTCCTCCACCCAAGCACATGAAAACGGGTATGTCAGTAACAGCAAAAGAACATTTTTACCAATAATATCACGTATTGGGCCTTGTTAATATAATTGTGCCCTAGTCGTTACGGCGTCCAAGGAGTTTAGAATAATAGACTTCAGAACACTATCAAAACAGTGAAAGCATTTGGAGACTGAAAAGATATAGGATGTTGAATTTGGGAAGTTGATGAAGTTATGGTCTGGACTGGAAACAGTGTCAAAGATACAGAGATATAGGATGTAACTTCCAAATTGATAGTGATGATATTGAACAAAGACTTTTAAGCAAAGTGGGAATAGCCATGGAGATTTTTCTGTCCTTTTCAAGTCAACAGTTTGTTTGACGCTCTGCTTTTCCACAAAAGAATCTATGACTGAATATCTTAAGTGCCAAAATAAAAGGAATTATTGGATGTATGGCCCTCATTAATTCTACGCAGTAGCATATTCTGCTCCACTTGTCTTGCCCACTGCCAATGGCATTACTGCCGTCGAGTCTCCGGAGCCCTGACAGACTTTGATGTTTGCCTTTTTGTTTTCAGATTTGAAGAAGTCTCCACCAATTATTGTACTGCATAGCATCTAGGgtgtggttgagtttttttttttttttttttttgtcttctgaAAATAGATGTAAACACTTGTCTTGTTTGTGATAAAAAAACGATTCCATATgtgacaaaagaaaaacaaacaacaaaCTGACAAACTATGTAGATGTATTTGCTGTATTAATTGTGGATTTGATTCGTATTGCAAAAAAGCCTTATTTATTTTGGCAATTGCTAAATGTTTTCGAAAATTTTACACAACTCAGTGAGTTTGTACACCTATGTGCTCAATATACATATCTGGCTTGTGGCTGAATGGTACGAGGTGTTCATGACTTCACAAAAGCCTCAACATTTTTTCAGATAAAGAGTCGATCAAATAAATATTCCATATTTTCCATGGATTCAAAGCTAAACCCATAATATCAGTGATTTAATCTGTAGCACCTGAACGTATAGCTTTTTATTACTTATAACACTACAAGACAGAACTAGCTCAAGTTTGCATAAATTCCACTGGGAGTGCAATCTGTTTACATTCTATATACATGCAAAACTAGTCTGAACATGCACCCAAACGGAAATCCCACATTCTCAATGCATGTCATCTTGCACCCGAGATGCAAAAGATACAGTGCCAATGCTTCCAGCTGACGATGGAAAGGACATGGCATATGAGTCGAACCCTTCATTCTGCATTAGAGCCATTGTACTAAAGCTCATATTTGTGGATGCCAAATCTGGAAGTGGTGTGTCTCCGTCGAGGTATTGCATGACTTGCCGCATATTTGGTCTTATATTTGTGTATGGGTGGGAGCACAACAATCCTAGTTTTAGCACTAGGCATACCTCACCGACGTTGTATTCACCTCGCAACCTCAAGTCCACTGTCTCAGTGAGAGATCCTTTATGCAAATGCTCAAGAACCCAGTCCACTAGCATTTCTTGGTTGTCTTGAGCGTCATTGTTAACTGGCCTTTGCCCGCAAGTTATCTCAAGAAGgaaagcaccgaatgcaaacaCATCTGTGAGCTTGGATGCCTTACCAGTGCGTATTAGCTCGGGAGCTAAGTAGCCCATGGTTCCAACGACATGGGTCGTTTGTGGGTCGGTGCCATGGTCATACAATCTTGCAAGACCAAAATCGCCAAGGCGCCCATTCATTTCACTATCCAGGAGAACATTGCTTGCCTTGATATCTCGGTGAATAACAACCTTCTCCCACTTCTCATGGATATAGAGCAAGCCGGATGCAACACCTTTGATGATGTGGAACCTTTTAGTCCAATCTAGCATGGGTTTATTCTCTTCGCAATACAGATACTTATCAAGGCTACCATTTGGCATATACTCATACACCAAAAGGAGTTCTCCTTTTCTTCTGCAATAGCCAAGTAACTGCACCAGATTACGATGTCGGAGGCGACCAATGCTGACAACCTCAGCAATGAACTCCTTCATTCCTTGCCTTGACTCGTGAGAAACCCTCTTCACAGCTACCTCCAATTTAGACTTGAGAAGGACTCCTTTATACACCTTCCCAAATCCTCCAACACCAAGTAGATGTTTGCTCTTAAATCCATCAGTGGCATGGTACAAATCCTTAAACAAGAACCGATGCGGCCCGAATTCAAGCTCCCAATCTTCAAGGAGCTCAGCGTACCTCAGTTTTCTAAGCACGAGTAGAGTGACAACAGTGCCAACAGTGATGATGATTGCTGCAGTAGCTATTGGCAGGACGATCTCCAAGACCTTGGAACGAGGCTTGGGGCCAAAACGAGGTAACTTCGGTAGTTTCGTTATGTCGATGGCTGGAGCAGGACCGTTCATGGCGAAGCTCCAGCCAAGTACATAGTGTCTCGAATTGATTCCGCCGGTCGCCGATGAGAAGCCGATGTATGACTGATTCTTGAGCACCGTTGAGAGGTCATAGGTGGCCGAGACCAACGGCCTCGCCGGCTTGGCCACTTTGATGGGTGCCAAGGTCACATCGATTCGACCGGTCTCGCCATCATACTCCACCCAGACCTGCATCGCTTCACGGCTAAAGAGGGTCAGGTTCTTGAAAACGTTGCCGTCGTAGTAGCCGGTGGGGTAGGATTGCACGGAGTGCAGATTATTGACGTCGATGCCGACATGGTTGGCGTTGATGTCTTGGAAGTCAGTGTTCTGGGTGGTGTCGAGCTCGATAGCGAAGAGGTGGTTGCTCGCGTTGCCGTTGTTCTGGACGTTGAGGAGGGCCAGGTACCCGGCTGGCAGCGCGGTGGCGAAGCTCTTGGTCGGGGCCACGACGAAGGCCATGCCATGGGCGCtgaagtcggtgtagtcggagACGATGGCGAACACGAAGGTGGCCGAGAAGGAGTGCACCTTGCCATCAGGAGTCCTATGGAACTGCAGTGGGCTGGGGTAGAACGCGTGGCCTTTGAGGTTGGTCTTGCTGCTGGTGAGCACCAGTATGCCATCTGGCGTGACTGTGGCGTTGCCGTCGAGGGTGAGGTTAGCGCCTGCAAAACCTGAGTACGTGAGCCGGACATCATCTCCGGTGCACAAGGCGACGGCGATGTTAAGGCTAAGCAAGAGGAGGAGACGAAGGGGGAAGACCAGAAGCTTCATGACGCAAGACATGACATGAGTAGAGGGGGTAGGGGCGATATCTTGAGCCTAGCTCTAAGCCTCTAACAGGAGAGCTTCGTAGATATTATGGAGAGTACGCAAGTGCTTAATAAGTTGGATGGACTTAGTGTCTGATGTGCTCTCTCTGAAAGTGAAATTGTAGCAGAACAGCGTCGAGGGAGTTTCAAAGGACTCTTGGATTTGATTTTCTGGGTCTTTGGAAAGTCGTAGCAGGCCGGCCTATATTTGTTTTAAGAGTTGAAGTAATGTAAAGCGATAATTTCGTTCTTTCTGTTCATGGCCAAATTTGGCAGGCTTAGTAGTATAGATTTGGCTGcatgataaaataattaaattactaaatggctgaatattcagctAGTTTAATTCGGCTGTTAACTTGGTTAGAACTGAAGTTAGAAGAAGAAAGGATCAACGTGGCCGAATAGTTGAAATCAAGATGCTTAGTTCAGTTTcatccaaaaaaagaaagaaagcttAGTTCGGCTGATATTTTGTTCGTTTGGTCGTCAATGATTAAATTTATTAGTAGTTAAAAACCGAATTAGTAAGTACCTTGCTTATTCAGTTGTTAATTAATAGTTAAATTAGAATTCATGTATTTGGAAATTCATGTTTTTGttgaaatttgaatagagtgGACAGATGTTGAAATTTTAATAGAGAGAGTGAGAGCGAGAATGGACATTTGTTGGAGTTATGGCATGATAAATTTGGCTGGGGAAGTGTGGACTGTGGAGGAAGCTATAGTATCGGGATTTGTCACAACACTATAGTTCTCTCCGCAGTTCGCATCTTCCCCAACCATGTTTGCCCTGTCACAACACATAAAGGTAAGCTAGATTTAACCTCTCCAATTTGAGAGGAGATTTGTACTTATTCGGTGATCTCATGTAGTTTACCGAAAAGGTAAAATATGTAGCTTTCCGAATAAGTACATATTTCCTCCTAAGTCGGCAGGTTTAAATCTAAGttgagaagagaagagaatagGATTATAGTTTTGGCATTGGCTTTGAATCCCAAAGATATCTGCCTGCTCACTGATGAAAATCCCTTTACCAAAAAGTAGAAGAAGGTGGTTAGTGGTGATGAGTGGATTTAACCTCTCTAATTTGGGAGAAAATATGTACGTATTCGGTGATCTCATGTAGCTTACCGAAAAGGTAACACATGTAGCTTTCCGAATACGTACACtattacaaaagctatttttcgagacacctaggttTGTCAACCGTCTGAGTAGTAGGTTGGGACCTCGTGCGGTTTTGGGccgtctgtgaaaattaatttccacaggcgattccttatgtgaaccgtctgtagaaatgaagtctattatcacaggcggttgacataagAAACAGCATGTGAAAATACTTCATTTCCGCAGGcgttccacaggcggttgaccgcctgtggaaatgaagtattttcacaggcagttcatataaggaaccgtctgtgaaaattagttttcacagacggttccttatgtgaactgcctaTAATAATCTCTCCATAAACAGTCCCTCCCAGCGGGGAGCTATTCAGACAGAGCTCGCTGTGTCCGAACAGTACAGCTCAAAGGCGGCCGTGGATTTTGAAAATAgagggggaaggttttgtttttgaattccttggatgagccatctaaggtaagggtatctcacccctagctagcatctttttgaagtttagatttagatttaggGCTCAATTAGGGTTTAGATATGATCTAGAGATactcatggttctagccatttagatcctcgaattagctaaaatttgtggctAATATtaattcaattgtgtagattcatatgattctagcattatatttaaaaaatatagctataatttgatatttttagTCTCTACGaagttttatcatgaatggggaaTTTTTGAATATATCTAGatcatctagatctagatctagatgtagagggagagagagtaatgaatccatattgttttGAACCAATTTTTCCCATTGTAGATTCAATtacgtagacatattataatcataacaagcctaatttttcccaattaaaaaaatctttttattatgattttcttattaattaatttatctatctaattttatggttgaagttaaagatggacaaagtatggatgtacgatgcaccAAGACATGGtcaaatatacatcaaaggactctctacttttattgaagccgccgagaaggacgctttgactaagaagacaaaggaaatacacTGTCCATGTtgtgactgcaagaaccagaaattgtgggacaaatcaagcataatcaaatcacacttgatcttgagaggttttatcgaggattacacatgttggtccaaacaTGACGAACAACGTACATGCAAACCAAACGATGACATCGttgttgatcaagtggatggtgatgataaGGGAGTTGAAGGcaacactgatgttatgatagatgatgatgctgattttgatctggaggaaatgttgcgccacgcagaaccacatgttttaagggatatgaggggtttagataatttcgaggcgttacagaaggcatcgaatgaacttttgtatgaggaatcgaagggctgtgataagaagtttacggtgttgcattcggtgcttgaacttctaaggttgaaggccagtaatggatggtccgacaagagtttcttggATCTGCTGAATCTCttagcaaacatgcttccgaagcctaactccttgcccaccaccaattatcaggcgaagaagcttatctgcccgttgttattggatgtgcaaaaaatacacgcatgTCCGAatcactgtatcctctaccgtaaagagtacgaagtcttggatagatgcccagtgtgcaatgcgagtcggtacaagaggaatgatgattgtgaggatgaagatgctttcgccaacacgaagaagaagaagagtaatgctggtcatgacgaagaagacacttcttccaacgcggagaagaagagaagaagtcctgccatggtgatgtggtacctgccagtgatcttccgcttgcagcgtttgtactcgaacccaagggactctgaactgatgcgttggcatttcgataagtgcaagaaggatggaactaagcttcgacacccactgatgctagccaatggagaaagttcaatgccatgtatccagatttcgctAAAGAACCAAGGagtgtaaggttcgcgttgagtaccgatgaaatgaatcctttcggtgatatgagcacctcacatagcacttggccagtggtcctgaccatctacaaccttcctccatggttatgcatgaagtggaagtagcttatgctatccattcttatccaaggaccgaaacaacctggcaacgatatagatatgtttctggaaccattgatggaagatatggtgaaactgtGAAACaatggggtccgggtgtgggatgagttctgacgacagtacttcacgctgaaagccatgatttttgttaccatcagtgattatcccgccatttttttccctatcgggacaggtGAAAGGGAAGTAAGGATGTGTAgtatgcttggatgaaaccgtgTTTATGTACTTttcgtactcacagaaggtagtgtacacgcgacattgatggttcttactcaaaactcacaaataccgcaagatgaagaaacattttgacaatacgattgagcaaggtactaacccaaaacctcgcagcggggcactagtgtttgaaatggtcaagagcatcaaggttgtttttgggaagctgccgaagggtaaaaagaggaagaaaagtgagacgccgatcagcatgttgtggaagaagatgccgattttctttaagtatttaccctactggaaggacttgggcGTTCGTCACAGcattgatgtcatgcacgttgagaagaatgcgtgtgatagcatccttggcctcttactggacgtactgggcaagacaaaggatggaatcaagtcacgtaaggacttggtacattttaaaatcaggccagagctataccctgaagacagaccaaatagGAAACATTACcttcccccggctagctactctctgacacctgaggagaaaaaggcactgtgcaagtgcttacgtggggtgagagtcccgactaaTTACTCATCCAatatcaagaaactagtctcgatgaaagatttgaagctaataggcatgaagtctcacgattgtcatgtgatgatgacgtagaTGCTCCATATTGCAATCAGCggtatcaagccaggatacataaaggtggtcatcacacggttgtgtcacttcttcaatgcaattgcacagaaggtgatcgatgctgaaagactaggtgctctacatagttacttggtagagactctatgCCAatttgagatgtgcttccctccatcctttttcgatatcatggtacacctcttggttcacatcgtgaatgagataattgcactgggccctgtattcttacatcaaatgtatgcgtttgagcggtacatgggcattctcaagggctatgtacggaatcgtgctcacctagagggttccatgatcaagGGCTACtataccgaggaagtcgttgagtgttgcatcgattacataaatgATGCGAAATcaattggtgtacctgtatctcgacacgaggggaggttgtctgggagagggaccaaaggaaagaaaagattcattgatcatgattacaaagcagtggaagaagcacatttaaccatcttgcagcagctcaAGATAGTGGAGCCGTACGTcaagcaacacctgaatgagcttcacaaagAAAATCAAGGCCACTCAGATGATTGGattttgaaagagcacaagcgtcacttcaccacatggttcaagaaccaaaacctactggatggtgaatccgtagatagaaaaaatgtgaaaatattggcttgtggcccatcaagtttagttacgtcatggcaagcgtatgacattaatggatacacgttttataccaaagcaaaggacaagaagagcacggccCAAAACAGCGGCATTCGGATAGAAGCTTATGACACAACAAGAGAAAAGagcacctactatgggttcatagatgaaatctgggaactcgactatggagtgaatctgcagatccccgtctttcggtgcaaatgggtcaaaaatccaaatggcgtggcggtggacaatTACGGTTTCACAACTGTCGACCTCAATATTGTAGGCCACttagatgacccgtgggtactcactgatcacgtcgcacaggttttctatataatcaacCCCGCGAttgaaaagaagcacatagttgttgccggaaaacaaagaattgtcggagttgagattgtggaggatgaggaagaatacaatcaattcgacgacGTGTCACCTTTCgaagatccagaaaagatcaaacttgtagaagcaaccctcgatggtgtaggaaaaacagttcaaggccaatagtgccatgttatgtaacttagtttccaatgtgattttcatgttatgTTATTTAATTGCCAATGTGATTATTGATTtccaaaagtgaaaaaaatgaCAATGATCAATAGATCTATCAAAAAACTTTatttaaaatgatttccacaagcggttggCTAAGacaactgcctgtggaaattattTACATAGGCGGTTCGCTAAGACAACCACCTAtgaaaatgatttccacaggcgattcgctaagacaaccgcctgtgtaaatgaAGTTCTATATATATAGCTGGCGCGAGGCCTTGAAACCCTAGCCCATAGACGTTCCAAGATTGTGTCGTCAAGCTGCCCGAAACCGCCGCTGAGCCTCTCGACGCCGCTGTCCCCCCGACGGCGCCGTCCCCCCGCCGCTGCGTCCTCATCCCCGATGAGGAGGGGCCTCTCCCCGACACCACCGCCCCCGACGAGGAGAGGCCACCCTGCGCCGCCGATGCCCCCACAGAGGAGGAGCTGCCCCGCTCCGCCGCCAcccccgaggaggagccgcctgTGCCGCCATCCCCATCACGCCTAgtccggcctccctccttcggtCCACGCAtccacctcgccgccgacacgCCGTCCACCTCATCGCACAGGCACGCCGTCCACCTCGCCGCCGTGGTCAGTAGccatcccctcctccctctctgtaTATACCCGGCCGAGCCGTCATAGCTGGAGCTCCAGCCGAGCCGTggtccttcttctctgtgtgatgtccggccatcgtgccacGTAGCTATACAATTGTTTTGAATGTTTCTTATATATCCAATTGTAACAGTGGCATACATGTTTGGTTTCACAAATAGAGAAACAGTGGCATTTGCATTtgttcaatccatatcaaagtaTCAAACCATAGGATGGGCTGATGTTCTATTCATTGTTTTGTTCATTCTTCTATTAGATTTTAAGCAAAATTTGGCATAACATATGATGATGAATGAGGACATAAGTGATAAAGAATTGTAGGCTGTGAAGTATACAATAAAACATGATCAGATTATTCATAGAAGGAATTTAGAAAACTAAG includes:
- the LOC133928452 gene encoding L-type lectin-domain containing receptor kinase SIT2-like isoform X2 translates to MAFVVAPTKSFATALPAGYLALLNVQNNGNASNHLFAIELDTTQNTDFQDINANHVGIDVNNLHSVQSYPTGYYDGNVFKNLTLFSREAMQVWVEYDGETGRIDVTLAPIKVAKPARPLVSATYDLSTVLKNQSYIGFSSATGGINSRHYVLGWSFAMNGPAPAIDITKLPKLPRFGPKPRSKVLEIVLPIATAAIIITVGTVVTLLVLRKLRYAELLEDWELEFGPHRFLFKDLYHATDGFKSKHLLGVGGFGKVYKGVLLKSKLEVAVKRVSHESRQGMKEFIAEVVSIGRLRHRNLVQLLGYCRRKGELLLVYEYMPNGSLDKYLYCEENKPMLDWTKRFHIIKGVASGLLYIHEKWEKVVIHRDIKASNVLLDSEMNGRLGDFGLARLYDHGTDPQTTHVVGTMGYLAPELIRTGKASKLTDVFAFGAFLLEITCGQRPVNNDAQDNQEMLVDWVLEHLHKGSLTETVDLRLRGEYNVGEVCLVLKLGLLCSHPYTNIRPNMRQVMQYLDGDTPLPDLASTNMSFSTMALMQNEGFDSYAMSFPSSAGSIGTVSFASRVQDDMH
- the LOC133929639 gene encoding vegetative cell wall protein gp1-like, whose translation is MAWRWTITLPETAAEPLDAAVPPTAPSPRRCVLIPDEEGPLPDTTAPDEERPPCAADAPTEEELPRSAATPEEEPPVPPSPSRLVRPPSFGPRIHLAADTPSTSSHRHAVHLAAVVSSHPLLPLCIYPAEPS
- the LOC133928452 gene encoding L-type lectin-domain containing receptor kinase SIT2-like isoform X1, with amino-acid sequence MSCVMKLLVFPLRLLLLLSLNIAVALCTGDDVRLTYSGFAGANLTLDGNATVTPDGILVLTSSKTNLKGHAFYPSPLQFHRTPDGKVHSFSATFVFAIVSDYTDFSAHGMAFVVAPTKSFATALPAGYLALLNVQNNGNASNHLFAIELDTTQNTDFQDINANHVGIDVNNLHSVQSYPTGYYDGNVFKNLTLFSREAMQVWVEYDGETGRIDVTLAPIKVAKPARPLVSATYDLSTVLKNQSYIGFSSATGGINSRHYVLGWSFAMNGPAPAIDITKLPKLPRFGPKPRSKVLEIVLPIATAAIIITVGTVVTLLVLRKLRYAELLEDWELEFGPHRFLFKDLYHATDGFKSKHLLGVGGFGKVYKGVLLKSKLEVAVKRVSHESRQGMKEFIAEVVSIGRLRHRNLVQLLGYCRRKGELLLVYEYMPNGSLDKYLYCEENKPMLDWTKRFHIIKGVASGLLYIHEKWEKVVIHRDIKASNVLLDSEMNGRLGDFGLARLYDHGTDPQTTHVVGTMGYLAPELIRTGKASKLTDVFAFGAFLLEITCGQRPVNNDAQDNQEMLVDWVLEHLHKGSLTETVDLRLRGEYNVGEVCLVLKLGLLCSHPYTNIRPNMRQVMQYLDGDTPLPDLASTNMSFSTMALMQNEGFDSYAMSFPSSAGSIGTVSFASRVQDDMH